The genomic window GGTAGATTAACTGATATAAAAATGTCACAGTTTATATGGAAAATGTCACTTTATTACACTTCTCTCAAACCAACTTTATATTTTTAATCACTTCAAACTACCAGAGAGCAAACTTAGCTTCACCTCTCGTTCACCTCTAACAGCCCCCTAAGAGCctgacacacatgaacacaagtGGTCGCCGCTTATTTCCATATTCCCTCAAaggccaaataaaaaaaaaaaggaggtttAGGAGGAACGGTTCTGAAAGAGCGAGGAAAAGAGGCAGAAAAGCGCTGAGCATGTGTATCCCACAGCCTCTGACAACGTCATCAAATGAGTGACCAGCGCGGGAACAAAGGCGATTCCTAATTAACAGAATGTTCTGATCTAACGAGCTTGAGTCCTTCGCAGGCACctggtgggtttttttttccttctccttaACGAGGCAACGGAGCTCAATGCTAATTCTCTACTAATGGTCCAATTAAAAGAAATCACATGGTTTTAATCCCGCTCTTCAAAGGCTTTTGGTCTGCACCCTTGCAATGATGAGGAAAACAGGAGGCAATCTAGCCAATTTAACTGTCAAAAGGGGTTTTGGTCTCTTAAGTGCAGCGCAGCTAATGAGCGACTTAGCTCCAACCAAATCCAGCTGGATTGTACATGAGACTAACACATGAGTTCAGCAATGTGGCTGAGATATCAGGAGTTCTCCTGCTgacctgacacacagacactgtataTAACTCTCAGGCTTAAGTCTGTGTATAAACGGTGACTTTTTAAGATTCACGGTCTAAAGACCGTTCAGGTGACTATATTTAAAACATGCCTACTCATATATTCACTGTGTAAGTGCCTCACGGAGGAGATGAATCACCGCTCTGCGAAGGATTCCACAAAGACGGCTGTTGAGTCTTCAAACGTTTATCTTTATTTGAGGGCTTTATAAGGAGTGTTTGAAGTGTTACAAATGTTCGGCCTTACTGCACGGCAGCCGGCTCTGAGCACCAGGCCCCTCCAAGCACATCGCTTCAACGAACGTTTAGGGAGGTCTGAGTATTTCTCTTTATGCAAAAAAAGATAagacaaaagagaaaacaatgCAGCCAGAGAAGGAGCATacatagcttagcttagcttagcttagcacaagcAACAGGGAGAACAACAGTTAATTCCACCAAAGAAAATCAGAGAAACAGACCCAGCTGTTTAGtcaaagctaagctaagctaacaagctGTGGGAAATAAAAGCATCTTATCCCACTCAGTGTGACCTGCCTTTCCTCCGTCAGGACCACAGTGTTTAATTTAAATCTCCACATTCGCTGAAACGTCACGTCTCATTTACTTCTCTCGCTGCTGTTTATCTTCTGAAACGTGTGTCAGATTCGGCCTGGCGGTCCATTAAAAAGGTTAAGTGGCCAAAGAAAGCCGCACGTTCATAAAACACAGGCTCTGCTGCTCTGGCTTTCTTTAACTAAGACTCAAAACACACTAAAAGGTCAGCCGCCGCTCTCTTCTGGTACTCTGCACCAAAAATGGTCGTCCAACCGGTGCACACATAAATCTGCGGAATCCTCACGCCTCTGTGCTGATGTCTTTAAGGCAGAAAAGTGGTGTCATCCTCAGAGGGTTGTTGTCTCAGGCAGGGTCAGTATGAGAGTGAAGGGAGTGGAAAGGATTCTGTGCTGATGACtctcttgtttttcctttaatttAAGGTCCTACGATCACAGACCTGAAACTGGACACAGCAGTGGCTTCACCGCCGCATGGCGAGGAAGAATTGCAAGTGGGAGCCGCCATCAGAAACAGACATGGCAGCCATTATCAGTGCttctgtttgttcactgcaatCTGGAACCCCCAAGACAACCAAACTAGCAGAGTGGGAATATCCGAACATGCTGCATCCTGTAGGTGTATCTTACCTCAGGTAGTCTCTGCGGCAGAGGATGAGGTTAGCCCGGGTGTAGAGGGTGGAGCCCATCCTGCCCAGACGGCAGTCACAGCAGGCACACTTTAGGCAGTCTTCGTGCCAATACCTGTCCAGCGCCTGCAGCATGAAGCGGTCCCGGATCTTCCCGTTGCAGCCTGCGCAGCCCCTCGGCTTCTCTCTGGACTGGAGGGACACGAGAGACACGCCTGGCAGGAAGGATGTCCAACAGGTCCAGAGGtcaaagacagacaggtggggttaaaaacagcaaacagcaaagCACTCTGGGTTTTTTTGATTAGCTTCCATGTAGTTACAATAGTTAGATCAAGGAAGCATGCAGACTCTGTTAGGATCACCAGACTGTTGCAGCCCAGCTCTACCTCTGCAAAGTCGATCATATGCATTGAATCACAGTTAGAGACGAACACTGAGAACACCTTCACATTCAGCatcacacaaacagctgtgttACACTGGATCaatgcacacacaggtgtatACATCAAAGTTAGGCTGTAGGACTTGTAGGACGCAGTAACACAGGCTTCACACTCACTCTCCTCCTTGTCCAGCACCATCCTTCTGGGAAACGGCAACAAcccaacagcagcagaaatgccACCCGGCTCTGCGTGCGAGATAAAAACACGTCGAGCAGCGATAATAAACAGCGCGGGCACTGTAGCGCACAGCCGCAAATGAACTGTGCGTCAACCTGGAGTCGCTCAAACTTCGGCTCCGCTCCTCATAGTCCCCGAAGAAGAAAGCCCGGAGAAAAGCGGCCACACTGAAGCGCCGCGTCGTGCGTAAAAATAGCCCGCGGAGGGATTGAAAGAGAGCCTCCCCGAGTGTCACCTCGCCGGCGGCGGGGGGAGAGAGATGTCCTCAAATCAAGAGCTGTTGTGCTTTATCTTGGCTGATGTCAGTGCAGAAGTATTTCTGTATCAGCACAGGCTGCGGCTGCTCAAATGAGCCCTCCTGCACAGACTGAGCCTCCACAcagctccctctctcccctctctctctctctctcccccctccctctctctctttcctctctccctctcaaaAACTCCCACAgtcaaatgcttttttttttcaacgcTGCGTGCTAATTATATAAAGTCATTATGCTCAGATCTGATAGTAAccgccccccccctccctctctgaaTCAATTATTCAatacacagtcacacaccagGACAGCCCGGGCCTGAGGTGTTTTAGAATGAGCTTATTCAACTCCAAGGACACCAATTATCTCCAGGGCGCCCTGTAGTCAAAGCTGTGGCTTTTCAGCACGACAGATGCACGGCCCTTTTTTGCGTGCGCCTGCACACGTGCGCGCGCGtttgtataatgtgtgtgtgaaagtctTCATCTCTGACGTGCgcactaatgttttttttttattccaagtCATAATGGATCAGCTGAGAGTACAAAAGCAGTATTATGGGATTCAATaaaggtctcacacacacactaaaaaccAATTATGTGTTTTTTACCTGTATGTTTAGAGTGCTATAGAAATGTTACAGCAATAAAGGTGATTAAACTTTCTACAGCAGAGTCTATATAAAGCAGCCGTAGGTAGGTCACCAAAGTGGTGAGATTACTACGACTTTCTCCAGCAGTACAGAAATGGGTTAAGGTGAAGCACATCAGTCCACAGAAAACACATATTATGGTATGTGGACACTCTGCCATCATTACTGACCAGGAAGCTGACAAACACACCAAGTTATCATCTGAAATCTTAATATATACCCTGAAGTTGCAACAATTAGTCAACAATTAATCATCtataaaaatatcaaaatacatTGATTCACTCTTCacggacaatcaatcaataatgcaaacaatcatcagctgcagatcaaaCAGACCACAGCATTAAGATTTCCCATATTtacaactgaaaacacagcTCAACTTGTGACCTACGACCTGTGACCTAAGGAACATGTGCACGTCTGAGTGAGACAGAGCTGTCCGAGCCGTCATCCTAATGAGATCGATCATCCAACACTGATCCTTTCTTCTCTTCATCAAGATGAAGCGTAGGTGCAGTGATCGCCCAACCCAAATTTAGGTCACATTACAGAactgcttggttaggtttaaataaaattacattttcagctGGTATGATGATGAGTCCCACGTATGTCAATAAAGATGGACGGACCTGTCCTGGTGGCTCTGAACACTGCCTGCTTGGCAGTGCCAAATCCACCTAGCTCCTCCTGTCACTCCAAGCAGTCAAAGGGTCATCAATGGGTAAATGATCAGACTTATGGGATGGAAACGGGTTGTTGCTATGTTTattcctgctgtaaagttggacatgtTAACTTCTATGGAGATGACAAGGGcggcacagtggtgcagtggtagtttgcacgttctccctgtgcttgcctgggttttctccgggtgctccggcttcctcccacattctaaagacgtgcttgttaggttaattgtctgtgtgaatggttgtctgtctgtatgttgccctgtgatggactgatgacctgtccagggtggaccccacctctcacctatagatagctgggataggctctgGCCCTGCACTGCGGGATGaagtgggttcagataatggatggatggatggagattgacacacttttggagccagccccaagtggccactcaaggaactgcagagAATTTCCACACCTTTATTTACGCTAGTTACACAAACATCACGCATTTCAGCCTTAAAATCTAAACTATTGTTAGGTCTAAATTCCTACATGTACTGTTAAAGTAGTTTAAACCTCATTATGTTGTTAGTGGACTCACCATTTTGCAGGACGAGGCAATCCATGTTGAGTGCTCGTATCCAGACTATGTTGCtataatctttttttattacaacagaatgaatgaatgaatgaatgaatgaatgggcCCACTTGTGAAAGGAGGCCCCATGTGTCCTTGAGTGTTACAGCATGGACAAAACCTTAAAGCTACAGGGTGACTCTAAACAAACAGATCCATGTGTGACGATATCAGAGGAGACTCTTCTCTGCCTACTGCAGAGACTGCAAGTGTGTATTCATTCTTACAGGAGATGCTTTAATGAAATCCAGTCAAAATACCTCACAGCTGAAACAGACCTACCGCAGTCGGCCATGTGATTGTATTAAGAATATTATATGAATACCACACATGAAATCTAAATAGCCTTGGAACTCAAGGTTGAGTCCCGGGCCGAATGTAGGTCACCATATTGAGGATTTAGGTATGAAAATACCACAGGGTATGCTGAGGTCATTatttaaagttaatattgagcaGCGCAGACACATTATTAGTCCCTGCAGATAGATTATTGGAACATTATAGTGATTTTTAGCAGGGTTTCAAGGCCAGTACTCACCCCAGTCCATAAACAACCCTGTATCCTGCTTCCAAATAGATCATCCGGCCCTAAATCCTCCTCATTAGACGCTGTGGCATAAACAACTGTTCTAACATGGCCCCTGGATCAGGTCACACTAATTAACCAGCACCATCGACCGACTATTCCTCATTATCCGCCCTCTCATCTGATCGCATATAGGCCGTCAAGACAGCTAACGATCAACAGACTAATTAATCAGCTGATGAAGTGCAAGTGAAGCTCCGGGTTCCCTCTTCATTTGTGAGACACATGGGAGCTAATTAGTTCAATTATTAATGCATCTAATTAAATAGTTTCTCTGGGTAATCATGGTTACAGTCTCCGTCAGCCGCGGTGATAAATGGATCTGTGGTGCATTAGACCCCTTTTGTCCTTTATTTTGACATACAGTAACTCCGGTGCGACGGCTGGCCCGGACTAAACATTACAGGCTATTCACAGGCCTAGACCCCATTAGGCTAATTGCACTAAAAGCAGTCCGTGGCTGACATTAAAGGTGAGCTGTGGTTAGAGCTCTAATTAGCAGTCTGTGGAAATAGGAAGCCTTTTTgaccatctgctgcagcttgcCATCATGTCCTCAGTGTGAAAAGGGCAGAGACAAATTTAGGCGATGTTTTGTTGAGGGGCTGTTTGTCAGATATAATGCCACGACAGGCCGGGTCACCCGGAGCACATTTCATACAGTAACAGCTGAATTTAGAGCAGCAATTTGTGGCAGGCTGCACAGGGGTGTGCATGTGAGGCCCACAGAGCTGAAAACAAGTGTTCCTCAGACTAATCTATAGCTTTGTGGAGGAGTGTTCgagtgcttcttcttcttcttgtgtcttCTTGAGTCAGACCAGCCATATGCTTGGgccatagcatagcatagcatctAAACGGAGCATTTTCAGAAGCATAAAGTTGGGGAGGATCTGTAACTGGACATAGACAGTAACTGTCTGCAAATGGGTGAGACTTCAGGAGGGTTTTTCAAAAGTGGCCGACCTTCTGAAACTGTTTGAAGCTCAGGTGCAGCGTTTGTTTAATGCTAAACATCCAGCTAATGGTTCTATCATATCATGTTATTGCACAGAAGACTtgggctgtgttcgaaatcactcactccctactccctactccccatatggggagtacAATGTGGGccaccatatagtgaactcattgggaagaattttcagacatttcagaCACTACCTCCCTCATTTTATGGCACCGTTTATGACGTtattgctgtcgcaaattaaacgagccgatctctgccggctaaacaaactacgTTGTTAGCAGTTGTGCCGTGATAACATTTTATGGCAAcgcatgaataaaacaaacggtcatgctacattcttaAAATGATCATTATATTTGTAAGACAGGTGACGCAACGTCCGTTCTCGTTCTTTTCGCcggtctgcgcaatgcatgacGCTACATAttgctaaaagtagtgaccactggatggacactactttccatgatgcattgtgggatacattgagggccctatatggggtctataatttctcactaagatttcggacagcactacaaaatggcgaaggcactatatagggccatatatagtaattagggagtgatttcgaacacagccatgGACTGTGGTTAAGAGCTCAGGTTTTGAAGTTAGCTGCAGAGTctgggctgtaaacatgtttatttttgctgtaaagttaagacagtttaacatgaggGTCTATGGGAATTGACTCATTTCTAGagacaccctcaagtggccactaaaggaactgcagcttctgGTTCTTTGTTGATTTCTCAGCTGAATCTTAGGAGATAGATACCAACATTGTACATAAGACATGTTATTTCTCTCAATGTTCATCCACTGTTTTGTAAAAaccagatgaaaaatgaaagtggaGGGAGTGAACTACCACTGGATGTTGCAAACAGACTGCTCCTTCTCCGACGTGGATCCATTTCTGTGGAGGTTCAAGTCTTTGGAAGCCAGCCAGTCCCCTGTCAGTCTGACTAAGCTGCCGAGTTTTAGATTGGAGTGGGGATGTGCTCACCAGCTGTGAGATTAAGGGGAACTGATCGATGGcctttctgattggctctcaGGGTGTCCCAGCAGCGTCCAATCCCCTTGGATCGGATGGTTGTCCTCGGCCGAGCCAAAAGCAATTCTTCCTCCACGCAGGGGCCAAATAAGATCACTGACCTGAAGCTACGAGGCCACGCTCGGAGGTTCCGTCTCCATTCGCCTGCACTCCTCATTTCTCTGGAAAaaatgagacagacagaagagggagAGGTGGGGAAGCAGATGAAATTTATATGAAGAGAATTTTGCAGCATCTCACATTTacactttactttttttttatttattgtaccgTTTCCTGACATCTTTCTTATTAAGAGTTAATGCCTGCTGAGTTTCTGCACTGCTCGCTGCAGAAATTACCTGTCAGTCAAACTCAGTGAGAGGCACTGTGATGTCTGTTTCCTTAGATTTTCTGTCGAGTCTCTGTAGGTggagctcttcttcttctgtttctgttcaGCCACAGCGCTGCTCCTGCCAActtcaggcttttattttttgtgtatgtACTCAAAGCAAActgctgtagctgctgctggaaATATAACATGCATGACTTCCTGTGCGGCAAAGACTTTTTTAGAAGAGGGAGAAAACTCTTTGCTTCGAAGGCAGGAGTGAGTTTCTCTGAAAAGAAGTGATTTGTTTAAGAATCACAAGAACATACAAAGCAGATAAAAAGACGCTtgtgagtgtgtaaatgtgtgactGCGACTTCATGTTGAATAATATCTGATGCTACTTCCAGTGATCCCAGAATAAGAGACTCCTGCAGAGAGTCAGCTTTCATTTGCCACCTGTGCTGCGACGATGATGAAcgtgaggaggctgcagagttTCCTGAGGGCTCCACCTATCAACAAATGTTCTCCGCTTAGATGCACAGAGGAGCATTTTGTATTAAAATCACAAGTTTATTTAACTTACAGAAGCTGTCTTTTAACAGACATAATTACTCAACATGTCATTATCTTAgctcttatcttagcctaaaaaatcTTAGTTAGGACTCTTatcttaaaagtgatttaagaacattctcagagcgactctgaggaaggagcagactggAAGTTTGACCTCAGTGAGGAGGCGTGTTTTTTTGCAAAGTGTGACGCATTGTTTCaggagatgtgattggttgacagaaaaacatgagaacatgttcctaataatataaacagcatagaatggacagtgacatgaaggcttgtagtctcagaTGTTGATGTGATCATAGACACAAAGGGCTTGGATGTGATTCAGCCTGTATGACATTAAGGTGGGACGacttgctcagctgtcatcAACTTTCTGTGATTGCTGTCTGTTACATAGAGGCGCTGGTTGGAGCAGATTCAcctgcaaacaaaatggaaacaggtgaaagaacacagagaccagactggAGGCTCAGCTGCTGGAGTGGTTGTCCACCACCTGTAAGATCAGTGGTTCGATCCCCACACACTTaacctgtgaatgtgtgtgcttgtgtgtgtgaaaggggtaAATGTAAGTAGTGTAAAGTAGTGTTTTGTGCTTTAGTGCTTTAGTGTTTAGTGCTTTGAGTACCAGAGTAGGTAGAAAAGCACTATGTAAGAGCAATGCTCAACCTTTGAAGTGTAAAAGGTGAGGGTATGTCTGCACCACAAACATTATAATCTAATCTGCAGTGTTTTAGCAGCTCACTGTCACTCATGGTTCTGAGGatgttcctcctctctgtcctctctgtttaagGCTCTCTTAAGCTCTGaaaagtcctcctctcctcGTAACAGTTTTCACCTTAAGACCTCTTTTAAGGGCTAAGATGTTTTATCTTTACTGGGATTTAAACTTAATTATAAGGGGAAATTCTCAGAAAACATCATAATTATGAGAATTTTCCTAGAATTTCACCACTCAGGGTAACACTTAGCACTAAGAATTTTGGTAAATAAGGCCCCTGATCTTCAttcatagcaacagtctgttatgCATAGCAACAACCCAACCAACTAGAACAGAGCTATTAGTTTTGCGGCTTCTTTTGGACATTTTGCAGCCAATAGGATTGACTGAAAGTTTGAGGTTGTCTGTGGTTGGTTTAAGTTGTATCTGTGTTGATGCTGTTTTGCactgcttttgtattttttttttatttttttttgccgtCATTCAGCGATACACTTCTTTAACTTTTTCCTGTCAGAACCAGACTATTGCTGATAAACATTTTAGGATGAGGGACACACTGTGGGACAGCATTGCTGCATGTTTTTAGCACACTTTGCACTCATACTGTCATGCAAA from Parambassis ranga chromosome 19, fParRan2.1, whole genome shotgun sequence includes these protein-coding regions:
- the LOC114452022 gene encoding rhombotin-1-like, which translates into the protein MVLDKEESVSLVSLQSREKPRGCAGCNGKIRDRFMLQALDRYWHEDCLKCACCDCRLGRMGSTLYTRANLILCRRDYLRLFGVTGNCAACSKLIPAFEMVMRARDNVYHLDCFACQLCRQRFCVGDKFFLKNNMILCQLDYEGGNLNGSTERQPQ